Proteins encoded together in one Synechococcus sp. A15-62 window:
- a CDS encoding cAMP phosphodiesterase — MTLPGIKVIRRSFAAAALFLAAPLLSPATALAQASKAKPTPATAMEVNTYGVMSIATFCEARAQKIDFSKSLAVALAGQLHVIYGKHGGLLPGSKDPLPEKQFLNNAGFMIVGGALKFCPKSVPAKEKERFEKAAASLKPSKK; from the coding sequence TTGACGCTGCCCGGAATCAAGGTGATTCGTCGTTCATTTGCTGCCGCCGCTCTTTTTCTGGCAGCCCCCTTGCTGTCACCGGCCACGGCTCTGGCTCAGGCCTCCAAGGCAAAGCCAACTCCTGCCACAGCCATGGAGGTCAACACCTACGGCGTGATGTCGATCGCCACCTTCTGTGAAGCAAGGGCGCAAAAGATCGACTTCAGCAAGTCTTTGGCGGTTGCCCTTGCGGGTCAGTTGCATGTGATCTACGGCAAGCACGGCGGTCTGCTCCCTGGCTCCAAAGATCCCTTGCCTGAGAAGCAGTTTCTCAACAATGCCGGCTTCATGATTGTTGGAGGAGCGCTGAAGTTCTGTCCTAAATCAGTTCCCGCAAAAGAAAAAGAACGCTTTGAGAAAGCTGCTGCCTCGTTGAAGCCCTCCAAGAAATAA
- a CDS encoding SRPBCC family protein: MFGRGLQTSADSVTAIEQTMERLPQGTRRLAAELKSSLPVQLLWDVLTDYENLSRFIPNLSTSELIQRQGQTVRLQQVGSQQLLGLRFSAQVQLELTEYRQDGLLQFRMVKGDFRRFEGSWQIRHRPDGSSLLYELKVQGCLGMPIGLIEERLRDDLSSNLNAVVQEAHRRNG; encoded by the coding sequence ATGTTTGGACGAGGGCTTCAAACCTCCGCAGATTCAGTGACTGCGATTGAGCAGACCATGGAGCGGCTGCCCCAAGGGACGCGTCGTCTGGCCGCTGAACTCAAATCCTCACTGCCCGTTCAGCTGCTCTGGGATGTGCTGACGGATTACGAGAATCTGTCCCGTTTCATCCCCAACCTCAGCACCAGTGAGTTGATCCAGCGCCAGGGGCAGACGGTGCGGCTCCAACAGGTGGGCAGTCAGCAGTTGCTGGGGCTTCGCTTCTCAGCCCAGGTTCAGTTGGAGCTGACGGAATACCGCCAGGACGGGCTCCTGCAGTTCCGCATGGTGAAAGGTGATTTCCGACGTTTTGAAGGCTCCTGGCAGATCCGTCATCGTCCTGACGGCAGTTCATTGCTGTACGAGCTGAAGGTTCAAGGCTGTCTTGGCATGCCGATCGGTCTGATCGAGGAGCGGCTGCGGGACGATCTCTCCAGCAACCTCAATGCTGTTGTGCAGGAAGCCCACCGCAGAAACGGCTGA
- a CDS encoding histidine kinase, which yields MVKDSPKTRQTLKLLLVAARHHLSGQDLRALVQFLEREDLGFEVTLQVADPAQQPELLELHRLVVTPALIKLSPNPKQVFAGSNILQQLKGWVPRWKQDGVVSGLGLSLRPTELDGSRTQKELQLEDQLLVLRQENETLIDRVSAQERLLRMVAHELRTPLTAAALALQSQKLGQIDMDRFQDVITRRLQEMEALSKDLLEVGTTRWETLFNPQRLDLASVSAEVILELEKLWLGRNVEIKTDIPADLPKVFADQRRMRQVLLNLLENALKYTDDGGHISLTMLHRTSQRVEVSVCDSGPGIPETEQQRIFLDRVRLPQTSDQTTGYGVGLAVCRRIVEVHGGKIWVVSDPGEGACFTFTVPIWQGQGVEWGQAVLTEGPTKP from the coding sequence GTGGTCAAGGACTCTCCCAAGACACGGCAAACACTGAAGCTATTGCTTGTGGCCGCACGACATCATCTGTCGGGTCAGGACCTCCGTGCCCTGGTGCAGTTCCTGGAACGGGAAGACCTGGGCTTCGAAGTCACACTGCAGGTGGCCGATCCCGCCCAGCAACCTGAACTGCTTGAGCTGCATCGCCTCGTGGTGACGCCAGCGCTGATCAAACTCTCACCGAACCCCAAACAGGTGTTCGCGGGAAGCAACATCCTTCAGCAACTCAAAGGATGGGTGCCCCGCTGGAAACAGGATGGTGTGGTGAGCGGCCTTGGCCTCAGCCTCAGACCGACCGAACTCGATGGAAGTCGCACCCAGAAGGAACTCCAGCTGGAAGATCAACTGCTGGTGCTGCGTCAGGAGAACGAGACGCTGATCGATCGCGTCAGCGCCCAGGAGCGCCTGTTGCGCATGGTGGCCCACGAACTGCGCACCCCACTCACGGCAGCGGCGTTGGCCCTGCAAAGCCAGAAGCTGGGCCAGATCGATATGGATCGCTTTCAGGATGTGATCACCCGGCGCCTGCAAGAGATGGAGGCCCTCTCGAAGGATTTGCTGGAGGTGGGCACCACCCGGTGGGAAACCCTGTTCAACCCGCAGCGGCTTGACCTGGCCAGCGTTTCAGCCGAAGTGATCCTCGAGCTCGAAAAATTGTGGCTGGGTCGCAACGTCGAAATCAAAACCGACATTCCCGCGGACCTGCCCAAGGTGTTTGCCGATCAGCGCCGCATGCGCCAGGTGCTGCTGAATCTCCTGGAAAACGCACTGAAATACACCGACGACGGCGGGCACATTTCGCTCACGATGCTCCACCGCACCAGCCAGCGGGTGGAAGTGAGCGTTTGTGACAGCGGCCCAGGCATTCCGGAAACGGAACAGCAGCGGATTTTTCTGGATCGGGTGCGGCTGCCGCAAACCTCCGACCAAACCACCGGCTACGGCGTGGGGCTGGCTGTCTGCCGCCGCATCGTTGAAGTGCACGGCGGCAAGATCTGGGTGGTGTCGGACCCTGGCGAAGGTGCCTGCTTCACCTTCACGGTGCCGATCTGGCAAGGACAAGGTGTCGAATGGGGTCAAGCTGTCTTGACGGAGGGTCCGACCAAGCCCTAG